The following proteins are encoded in a genomic region of Anticarsia gemmatalis isolate Benzon Research Colony breed Stoneville strain chromosome 17, ilAntGemm2 primary, whole genome shotgun sequence:
- the LOC142980295 gene encoding allergen Tha p 1-like: protein MKSFTVFCVLFLAGVALARPNEEKYTDRYDNVDLDEVLGNKRLLGPYIKCILDQGRCAPDAKELKEHIREALENECGKCTDAQKNGTRRVIKHLINNEEESWNELVAKYDPKRQFTVKYEKELREVKA, encoded by the exons ATGAAATCCTTCACCGTATTCTGCGTGTTGTTCCTGGCTGGAGTGGCCCTGGCTCGTCCCAATGAAGAGAAATACACCGACCGGTACGACAACGTAGACCTGGATGAAGTACTGGGCAACAAGAGACTGCTCGGACCTTACATTAAGTGTATCCTCGACCAGGGCAGGTGCGCGCCTGATGCCAAGGAATTGAAAG AACATATCAGGGAAGCGCTAGAAAACGAATGCGGCAAATGCACTGACGCACAGAAGAACGGCACTCGTCGCGTCATCAAGCACCTGATCAACAACGAAGAGGAATCATGGAACGAGCTCGTCGCCAAGTACGACCCTAAGAGGCAGTTCACCGTCAAATACGAGAAGGAACTGCGCGAAGTCAAGGCTTAG
- the LOC142980292 gene encoding ejaculatory bulb-specific protein 3-like: MKSFVEFFVLFLAGVALACPSDEKYTDLYGNMKLDDVLTVLSNKRRPDLYIKCILGQNKCTPDAEELKEQIRDALEGECSKCTETQKDGTRRVIKHAFNHGNGKRNQLNAKYDPERKYTVRYVVETALYFYC; encoded by the exons ATGAAATCCTTTGTCGAATTCTTCGTGTTGTTCCTGGCTGGAGTGGCCCTGGCTTGTCCCAGTGATGAGAAATACACCGACTTGTATGGCAACATGAAACTGGATGACGTACTGACTGTACTGAGCAACAAGAGAAGGCCTGACCTTTATATCAAGTGTATCCTCGGCCAGAACAAATGCACGCCAGATGCCGAGGAACTTAAAG AACAGATCAGGGATGCTCTCGAGGGCGAGTGCAGCAAGTGCACTGAGACCCAGAAGGACGGCACTCGTCGCGTCATCAAGCACGCGTTCAACCACGGAAACGGGAAACGCAACCAGCTGAACGCTAAATACGACCCTGAGAGGAAGTACACCGTCAGATATGTCGTAGAGACTGCTCTTTACTTCTACTGCTGA
- the LOC142980294 gene encoding ejaculatory bulb-specific protein 3-like yields MKFFVVFCVLFLAGVALARPSDEKYTDRYDNVNLDEVLSNKRLLGPYIKCILDQGKCAPDAKELKEHIRDALETECSKCTETQKDGTRRVIKHLINHEEESWNQLNAKYDPERKYTVKYEKELREVSA; encoded by the exons ATGAAATTCTTCGTCGTATTCTGCGTGTTGTTCCTGGCTGGAGTGGCTCTCGCTCGTCCCAGTGATGAGAAATACACAGACCGTTACGACAACGTGAACCTGGATGAAGTACTGAGCAACAAGAGACTGCTCGGACCTTACATCAAGTGTATCCTCGACCAGGGCAAGTGCGCACCTGATGCCAAGGAACTTAAAG AACACATTAGGGATGCTCTTGAAACCGAATGCAGCAAGTGCACTGAGACCCAGAAGGACGGCACTCGTCGCGTCATCAAGCACCTGATCAACCACGAGGAGGAGTCTTGGAACCAGCTGAACGCTAAATACGATCCTGAGAGGAAGTACACCGTCAAGTACGAGAAGGAACTCCGCGAAGTGTCGGCTTAA
- the LOC142980298 gene encoding allergen Tha p 1-like: MKTFFILCALVVAVSARPDGFYTDKYDNVNLDEILSNKRLLGPYIKCALDQGKCAPDAKELKSHIKEALENYCAKCTKAQQDGTRRVIGHLINNEPESWKLLTAKYDKDGRYVAKYETELRTIA, from the exons ATGAAAACCTTCTTCATCTTGTGCGCATTGGTCGTGGCCGTCAGCGCCCGTCCCGATGGCTTCTACACCGACAAGTATGACAACGTGAACCTGGACGAGATCCTGAGCAACAAGAGACTGCTCGGACCTTACATCAAGTGCGCGCTCGACCAGGGCAAGTGCGCGCCCGACGCCAAGGAACTTAAAT CTCACATCAAGGAGGCTTTAGAGAACTACTGTGCTAAGTGCACAAAGGCTCAACAGGACGGCACTCGCCGCGTCATCGGGCACCTGATCAACAACGAGCCTGAATCCTGGAAGCTCCTCACCGCCAAGTACGACAAAGACGGCAGATACGTCGCCAAATACGAAACCGAACTAAGAACCATTGCCTAA
- the LOC142980289 gene encoding allergen Tha p 1-like has protein sequence MKSIYFESSVSLDLPLIIRCGSVIRMNSVVFVAVVALASFAAAETYTDRYDNINVEEILENRKLLVPYVKCTLEQGRCTPEGKELKTHIKDAMQNGCSKCTDKQKIGARKVVKHLKEKEPEFYKQLISKYDPEDQYKETYEAFLAAEN, from the exons atgaaatcaatttACTTTGAATCATCAGTGTCTTTGGATTTGCCATTGATCATTCGCTGTGGTTCAGTTATCAg AATGAATTCCGTCGTGTTTGTTGCTGTTGTGGCTCTGGCCAGTTTCGCCGCGGCTGAAACGTACACAGACCGATATGACAATATCAACGTGGAAGAGATCTTGGAGAATAGAAAACTGTTGGTGCCGTACGTCAAGTGCACACTTGAGCAGGGCAGGTGCACTCCTGAAGGAAAGGAACTCAAAA CTCACATCAAAGATGCTATGCAGAATGGGTGCTCGAAATGCACAGACAAACAAAAGATCGGAGCCAGGAAAGTCGTCAAGCACTTGAAAGAAAAGGAACCCGAATTTTACAAGCAGCTCATCTCTAAGTACGACCCTGAAGATCAATACAAAGAGACCTACGAAGCCTTCCTCGCCGCTGAAAACTAA
- the LOC142980286 gene encoding allergen Tha p 1-like has translation MITTDIITHCELQLITVPKQTRTMKFVIVLCCVAVAVLADEKYTSKYDDVNVDEVLENPRLLKGYVDCVMERGKCTSEGKELRDHMKDAIATGCSKCTEAQEKGATKVIDHLIKNEPAIWRELCAKYDPEGKWRKKYEDRARANGIVIPEE, from the exons ATGATTACGACCGACATCATAACTCACTGTGAGCTGCAACTGATTACTGTACCCAAACAAACG AGAACAATGAAGTTCGTCATAGTGTTGTGTTGCGTCGCTGTGGCGGTCCTCGCCGATGAAAAGTACACCAGCAAGTACGACGATGTCAACGTGGATGAAGTATTAGAAAACCCGAGACTTCTAAAGGGCTACGTCGACTGCGTCATGGAGAGGGGAAAGTGCACTTCCGAAGGAAAGGAATTGAGAG ATCACATGAAGGACGCCATTGCAACCGGCTGCAGCAAATGCACAGAAGCTCAAGAGAAGGGAGCCACTAAGGTCATCGACCACTTGATCAAGAACGAGCCGGCCATCTGGCGCGAACTCTGCGCTAAGTACGACCCTGAGGGCAAGTGGAGGAAGAAGTACGAGGACCGCGCCAGAGCCAACGGCATTGTGATCCCTGAGGAATAA